In one Phyllostomus discolor isolate MPI-MPIP mPhyDis1 chromosome 8, mPhyDis1.pri.v3, whole genome shotgun sequence genomic region, the following are encoded:
- the INCA1 gene encoding protein INCA1 isoform X3: MKRLSPTTQPSQVKQVCEDGDNLIPFAKYSRVVSRPPPASLPSQSLKLMTQRYRDIFWDSLSQRPSPTWMEEQYIPPLLRATGCSQPGMYPLEGLPPLEMLCRRKRRQPYLTGMQQGSGGIPARVRAVTYHLEDLKRRQRIINELKKAQWGSSGAASEPLLSGEVGCRFPSTTKHPDLEEERATYPQEEDHFLPPGRAQLLWSPWNPLVQEGSCFSRQLSSLPQYSTVTASRNPLYCPWGMELQPEE; the protein is encoded by the exons ATGAAGAGACTGAGTCCAACCACCCAGCCCAGTCAAGTCAAGCAGGTGTGCGAAGACGGAGACAACCTTATCCCCTTTGCCAA GTATTCCAGGGTGGTCAGCCGACCTCCACCCGCCAGCTTACCTTCCCAGAGCCTCAAGCTGATGACCCAGCGTTACAGAGACATCTTCTGGGACAGCCTTAGTCAAAGGCCCAG CCCCACCTGGATGGAAGAACAGTACATCCCACCCCTGCTG AGAGCTACTGGTTGTTCCCAGCCTGGCATGTACCCCCTTGAGGGCCTCCCACCTCTGGAGATGCTTTGCAGAAGAAAGAGGAGGCAGCCATATTTGACAGGAATGCAGCAGGGATCTGGGGGCATCCCAGCCCGAGTAAGGGCTGTCACTTACCACCTAGAGGATCTAAAGAGGCGACAGAGAATCATCAATGA ACTAAAGAAGGCCCAGTGGGGCAGCTCTGGGGCTGCATCTGAGCCCCTGCTGTCTGGCGAAGTGGGCTGTAGATTCCCCAGCACCACTAAACACCCTGatctggaggaggagagggcaacCTATCCACAGGAAGAGGACCACTTTCTCCCTCCTGGCAGGGCCCAG CTGCTTTGGTCCCCCTGGAATCCCCTGGTTCAGGAAGGATCTTGTTTCTCCAGGCAGTTGAGCTCTCTACCCCAGTACAGCACTGTCACAGCCAGTAGGAACCCCCTTTACTGTCCCTGGGGAATGGAGTTGCAGCCTGAGGAGTAA
- the INCA1 gene encoding protein INCA1 isoform X2: MNDSVFIILPAPMKRLSPTTQPSQVKQVCEDGDNLIPFAKYSRVVSRPPPASLPSQSLKLMTQRYRDIFWDSLSQRPSPTWMEEQYIPPLLPGMYPLEGLPPLEMLCRRKRRQPYLTGMQQGSGGIPARVRAVTYHLEDLKRRQRIINELKKAQWGSSGAASEPLLSGEVGCRFPSTTKHPDLEEERATYPQEEDHFLPPGRAQLLWSPWNPLVQEGSCFSRQLSSLPQYSTVTASRNPLYCPWGMELQPEE; the protein is encoded by the exons ATGAATGATTCAGTTTTCATTATCCTCCCAGCACCAATGAAGAGACTGAGTCCAACCACCCAGCCCAGTCAAGTCAAGCAGGTGTGCGAAGACGGAGACAACCTTATCCCCTTTGCCAA GTATTCCAGGGTGGTCAGCCGACCTCCACCCGCCAGCTTACCTTCCCAGAGCCTCAAGCTGATGACCCAGCGTTACAGAGACATCTTCTGGGACAGCCTTAGTCAAAGGCCCAG CCCCACCTGGATGGAAGAACAGTACATCCCACCCCTGCTG CCTGGCATGTACCCCCTTGAGGGCCTCCCACCTCTGGAGATGCTTTGCAGAAGAAAGAGGAGGCAGCCATATTTGACAGGAATGCAGCAGGGATCTGGGGGCATCCCAGCCCGAGTAAGGGCTGTCACTTACCACCTAGAGGATCTAAAGAGGCGACAGAGAATCATCAATGA ACTAAAGAAGGCCCAGTGGGGCAGCTCTGGGGCTGCATCTGAGCCCCTGCTGTCTGGCGAAGTGGGCTGTAGATTCCCCAGCACCACTAAACACCCTGatctggaggaggagagggcaacCTATCCACAGGAAGAGGACCACTTTCTCCCTCCTGGCAGGGCCCAG CTGCTTTGGTCCCCCTGGAATCCCCTGGTTCAGGAAGGATCTTGTTTCTCCAGGCAGTTGAGCTCTCTACCCCAGTACAGCACTGTCACAGCCAGTAGGAACCCCCTTTACTGTCCCTGGGGAATGGAGTTGCAGCCTGAGGAGTAA
- the INCA1 gene encoding protein INCA1 isoform X1, whose product MNDSVFIILPAPMKRLSPTTQPSQVKQVCEDGDNLIPFAKYSRVVSRPPPASLPSQSLKLMTQRYRDIFWDSLSQRPSPTWMEEQYIPPLLRATGCSQPGMYPLEGLPPLEMLCRRKRRQPYLTGMQQGSGGIPARVRAVTYHLEDLKRRQRIINELKKAQWGSSGAASEPLLSGEVGCRFPSTTKHPDLEEERATYPQEEDHFLPPGRAQLLWSPWNPLVQEGSCFSRQLSSLPQYSTVTASRNPLYCPWGMELQPEE is encoded by the exons ATGAATGATTCAGTTTTCATTATCCTCCCAGCACCAATGAAGAGACTGAGTCCAACCACCCAGCCCAGTCAAGTCAAGCAGGTGTGCGAAGACGGAGACAACCTTATCCCCTTTGCCAA GTATTCCAGGGTGGTCAGCCGACCTCCACCCGCCAGCTTACCTTCCCAGAGCCTCAAGCTGATGACCCAGCGTTACAGAGACATCTTCTGGGACAGCCTTAGTCAAAGGCCCAG CCCCACCTGGATGGAAGAACAGTACATCCCACCCCTGCTG AGAGCTACTGGTTGTTCCCAGCCTGGCATGTACCCCCTTGAGGGCCTCCCACCTCTGGAGATGCTTTGCAGAAGAAAGAGGAGGCAGCCATATTTGACAGGAATGCAGCAGGGATCTGGGGGCATCCCAGCCCGAGTAAGGGCTGTCACTTACCACCTAGAGGATCTAAAGAGGCGACAGAGAATCATCAATGA ACTAAAGAAGGCCCAGTGGGGCAGCTCTGGGGCTGCATCTGAGCCCCTGCTGTCTGGCGAAGTGGGCTGTAGATTCCCCAGCACCACTAAACACCCTGatctggaggaggagagggcaacCTATCCACAGGAAGAGGACCACTTTCTCCCTCCTGGCAGGGCCCAG CTGCTTTGGTCCCCCTGGAATCCCCTGGTTCAGGAAGGATCTTGTTTCTCCAGGCAGTTGAGCTCTCTACCCCAGTACAGCACTGTCACAGCCAGTAGGAACCCCCTTTACTGTCCCTGGGGAATGGAGTTGCAGCCTGAGGAGTAA